One Setaria italica strain Yugu1 chromosome I, Setaria_italica_v2.0, whole genome shotgun sequence DNA window includes the following coding sequences:
- the LOC101765586 gene encoding transmembrane 9 superfamily member 12: MNIHQVIGKVCLELPIMVKGWVFSTLLVVFLVFAPPCGAFYLPGSYMHTYRQGEEIGAKVNSLTSIETELPFSYYSLPYCRPKDGIKKSAENLGELLMGDQIDNSPYRFRVNVNESLYLCTTNPLGEADVKLLKQRSRDLYQVNMILDNLPVRRFTEQNGMTIQWTGYPVGYIPEGTSDVYIINHLKFKVLIHKYEGGKVKVVGTGEGMEVISETDSDANSGYEIVGFEVIPCSVKRDPKAMSKLKMYDKVDPVNCPVELEKSQLIKEKEQITFTYEVEFVNSDIRWPSRWDAYLKMEGSKIHWFSIMNSLMVILFLAGIVFVIFLRTVRRDLTRYEELDKEAQAQMNEELSGWKLVVGDVFREPTSSKLLCVMIGDGVQILGMAIVTIFFAAFGFMSPASRGMLLTGMIVLYMLLGIVAGYAAVRLWRTLKGTSEGWRSVSWSTACFFPGIVFIVLTVLNFMLWTRNSTGALPISLFFGLLSLWFCVSVPLTLLGGFFGTRAEPIEFPVRTNQIPREIPTKKYSWLFILGAGTLPFGTLFIELFFILSSIWLGRFYYVFGFLLVVLLLLVVVCAEVSVVLTYMHLCAEDWRWWWKAFFASGTVSLYVFLYSINYLVFDLRSLSGPVSAMLYIGYSFIVSLAIMLATGTVGFLTSFSFVHYLFSSVKID, from the exons ATGAATATCCACCAG GTTATAGGCAAAGTTTGCCTTGAACTGCCAATCATGGTGAAAGGCTGGGTATTCTCTACTTTGTTAGTGGTGTTTCTAGTGTTTGCTCCACCATGCGGGGCATTCTACTTGCCAGGTAGTTACATGCACACGTATCGGCAAGGCGAGGAAATAGGGGCGAAGGTGAACTCCCTCACTTCCATTGAGACAGAACTGCCCTTCAGCTACTACAGCCTCCCATACTGTCGTCCTAAAGATGGCATTAAGAAGAGTGCTGAAAACTTGGGGGAGCTTCTGATGGGTGATCAAATTGATAATTCCCCATACCGTTTCCGTGTAAATGTCAATGAATCTCTGTATCTGTGTACCACAAACCCACTTGGTGAGGCTGATGTGAAgctcctcaagcagagaagccgTGATTTGTACCAGGTGAACATGATTCTTGACAATCTTCCTGTGAGGAGGTTCACTGAGCAGAATGGAATGACCATTCAGTGGACAGGCTATCCAGTTGGTTATATTCCAGAAGGCACCAGTGATGTCTATATCATCAATCACCTGAAATTTAAGGTCTTGATCCATAAGTATGAAGGAGGCAAAGTAAAGGTAGTTGGGACTGGGGAAGGAATGGAAGTGATCTCAGAGACTGACAGTGATGCCAACTCTGGCTATGAGATTGTGGGATTTGAGGTGATCCCATGCAGTGTGAAGCGTGACCCTAAGGCCATGTCGAAGCTTAAGATGTATGATAAAGTCGATCCTGTGAACTGCCCTGTGGAGTTGGAGAAATCTCAATTGATCAAGGAGAAAGAGCAGATTACTTTTACGTATGAGGTTGAATTTGTAAACAGCGATATCAGATGGCCATCACGGTGGGATGCATACCTGAAGATGGAGGGTTCAAAGATTCACTGGTTTTCAATCATGAACTCACTGATGGTAATTCTGTTCTTGGCTGGCATTGTTTTTGTCATATTCTTGCGGACGGTGAGGAGGGACCTGACTAGGTATGAAGAGTTGGATAAGGAGGCCCAAGCTCAGATGAATGAGGAGCTCTCTGGTTGGAAGCTTGTCGTTGGAGATGTCTTCAGAGAGCCAACCTCATCAAAGCTGCTCTGTGTCATGATCGGCGATGGGGTTCAGATTCTGGGCATGGCAATTGTCACCATTTTCTTTGCTGCGTTTGGCTTCATGTCTCCTGCATCAAGAGGAATGCTGTTGACAGGGATGATAGTCCTTTATATGTTACTTGGAATTGTGGCTGGATATGCTGCTGTCAGGCTTTGGAGGACTTTAAAAGGAACGTCTGAGGGATGGAGGTCTGTCTCTTGGTCAACCGCTTGTTTCTTCCCTGGCATTGTCTTCATCGTCCTAACTGTTTTAAACTTCATGCTGTGGACAAGAAATAGTACTGGAGCCCTTCCCATCTCACTTTTCTTCGGTCTTTTGTCCTTGTGGTTCTGTGTCTCTGTGCCACTTACCCTTTTAGGTGGTTTCTTTGGCACAAGGGCTGAACCAATAGAATTCCCTGTTCGAACAAATCAGATACCCAGAGAAATCCCTACAAAGAAGTACTCATGGCTCTTCATACTTGGTGCTGGAACTCTACCTTTTGGAACACTCTTCATCGAGCTGTTCTTCATTCTTTCTAGTATTTGGCTAGGAAGGTTCTACTATGTGTTCGGCTTCCTCCTCGTCGTGCTCCTTTTGCTGGTTGTGGTCTGTGCTGAGGTATCAGTTGTTCTTACCTACATGCATCTCTGTGCGGAGGactggaggtggtggtggaaaGCTTTCTTTGCCTCTGGAACAGTGTCCCTCTATGTGTTCCTTTACTCTATCAACTACCTGGTGTTTGATCTGAGAAGCTTGAGTGGGCCGGTTTCTGCTATGCTCTACATTGGATACTCTTTCATCGTCTCCCTTGCCATTATGCTAGCTACTGGTACCGTTGGGTTCCTGACATCATTCTCTTTTGTCCACTACCTTTTCTCATCAGTCAAAATTGATTGA